From the Paramagnetospirillum magnetotacticum MS-1 genome, one window contains:
- a CDS encoding thiolase family protein: MSYNVEIPYGCYWSTPFARWQGAYANLHSMEFAAHVAKAELAKRQIPASVFDAAVMGISVPQKHSFFGTPWLASMLGAGQVGGPTISQACATGVRCLQVATQEVNDGIAGVSLVLTLDRTSNGPHVFYPKPAAPGGTGDSENWVMDNFGFDPVTTKSMLVTAENTAREFGLNTQEQHDLVLYRQEQYAAATANDSAFLKRFMTLPFDVPTPNFKKVAGTLDGDEGVTISTAEGLAKLKPVLPDGTITFGCQTHPADGNAALIVANPDKARELSKNKAIRVRILGFGQKRVEPAYMPKAPAPAAQAALKQAGISLSQVSVIKLHNPFTANDFAFARALEIDVKSFNNFGSSLLWGHPQSPMGTRGIIEVIEELALKGGGYGLFSGCAAGDSAMAVVLQVTDA, encoded by the coding sequence ATGTCGTACAATGTCGAGATCCCCTATGGCTGCTATTGGTCCACGCCGTTCGCGCGCTGGCAGGGAGCCTATGCCAATCTCCATTCCATGGAATTCGCCGCCCATGTGGCCAAGGCCGAACTGGCCAAGCGGCAGATCCCGGCCAGCGTCTTCGACGCGGCGGTGATGGGCATCTCGGTGCCGCAGAAGCACTCGTTTTTCGGCACGCCCTGGCTCGCCTCCATGCTGGGCGCCGGACAGGTGGGCGGCCCGACCATCTCCCAGGCCTGCGCCACCGGCGTGCGCTGTCTCCAGGTCGCCACTCAGGAAGTCAATGACGGCATCGCTGGCGTGTCCCTGGTGCTGACCCTGGACCGCACCTCCAACGGCCCGCATGTGTTCTATCCCAAGCCTGCGGCCCCCGGCGGCACCGGCGATTCCGAGAATTGGGTGATGGACAATTTCGGCTTTGACCCGGTGACCACCAAATCCATGTTGGTCACCGCCGAGAACACCGCCCGCGAATTCGGCCTGAATACGCAAGAGCAGCATGATCTGGTGCTTTATCGCCAGGAGCAGTACGCCGCCGCCACGGCCAATGACAGCGCCTTCCTCAAGCGCTTCATGACGCTGCCCTTCGACGTGCCGACCCCCAATTTCAAGAAGGTCGCCGGGACCTTGGACGGTGACGAGGGCGTCACCATCTCCACCGCCGAGGGCTTGGCCAAGCTGAAGCCGGTTCTGCCCGATGGCACCATCACCTTCGGCTGTCAGACCCACCCGGCCGACGGCAATGCGGCGCTGATCGTCGCCAATCCCGACAAGGCCCGTGAGTTGTCCAAGAACAAGGCCATCCGCGTGCGCATCCTGGGCTTCGGCCAGAAGCGGGTCGAGCCCGCCTATATGCCCAAGGCCCCCGCCCCTGCCGCCCAGGCGGCCCTGAAGCAGGCCGGAATCAGCCTGAGCCAGGTCAGCGTCATCAAACTGCACAATCCCTTCACCGCCAATGATTTCGCCTTCGCCCGCGCGCTGGAAATCGATGTGAAGAGCTTCAACAATTTCGGTTCGTCCCTGCTCTGGGGCCATCCCCAGTCGCCCATGGGCACGCGTGGCATCATCGAGGTGATCGAGGAGCTGGCGCTCAAGGGCGGCGGCTACGGCCTGTTCTCCGGCTGCGCCGCAGGTGATTCCGCCATGGCCGTGGTGCTTCAGGTCACTGACGCCTGA
- a CDS encoding 3-hydroxyacyl-CoA dehydrogenase NAD-binding domain-containing protein encodes MSDVVTLSVSDRIATVTIDSAPVNAADYPVRAGLQKAFTDLAARTDFDAVLVICAGRTFMAGADIGEFDTGIKAPHHQDLFNLVESCAKPVVAALHGTALGAGTELAMACHYRIADKGARIGLPELSLGIIPGAGGTQRAPRLIGLDAAMDLVLSGKPLPAPKALELGLVDEIAAGDLNAAALAFAKKLVAEGKGVRRTCDMTPKDADKAAEIVAARQAQVAKTMKNRTSPVKALEAMAATTSLSFKEGLKLEADISKQLEHAVEARAMRHLFFADREVRKIPGITKDIKARPIRKVGIIGAGTMGGGIAMCFANIGVPVTIIDVSDENLQRGLGVIRKNYERSVSRGSLSQEQLESRMGLLSASTDYAALKDADLAIEAVFEKMELKKDIFAKLDAVLPAGAILGTNTSTLDIDEIANTTKRPADVIGLHFFSPANVMPLLEIVQGKQTAMDVLLTALDMAKLIKKTGVVSKVCYGFIGNRMMDPYGREAERMVQEGATPAEVDGALEEWGMAMGILAVYDMAGVEVGENTRIANPHMVPKDPSFYRCSTLLVANKWLGQKVGRGYYRYEGGKRASCPEVIEMMHAEGKRLNVPSRKPGKQEILDRCLFSMINEGAKLLEEGIALRASDIDVVYTAGYGYPRYRGGPMFYADTIGLKVIYDKIVEFQKTLDPQYWTPAPLLEKLAKSGSTFAQWDASNRK; translated from the coding sequence ATGAGCGACGTCGTTACTCTTTCCGTCTCCGACCGTATCGCCACCGTCACCATCGACTCGGCCCCCGTGAACGCCGCCGACTATCCGGTGCGCGCCGGGCTGCAAAAGGCCTTCACCGATCTGGCCGCTCGTACCGATTTTGACGCTGTGCTGGTCATTTGCGCCGGGCGCACCTTCATGGCGGGCGCCGATATCGGCGAATTCGATACCGGCATCAAGGCCCCTCACCACCAGGATCTGTTCAATCTGGTGGAAAGCTGCGCCAAGCCCGTGGTCGCCGCGTTGCACGGCACCGCGCTGGGCGCCGGAACCGAACTGGCCATGGCCTGCCACTACCGCATTGCCGACAAGGGCGCGCGTATCGGCCTGCCCGAACTCTCGCTGGGCATCATTCCGGGCGCGGGCGGCACCCAGCGCGCGCCCCGTCTGATCGGTCTGGACGCGGCCATGGATCTGGTGCTGTCGGGCAAGCCCCTGCCCGCGCCGAAGGCCCTCGAACTGGGTCTGGTGGACGAGATCGCCGCGGGCGACCTCAACGCCGCCGCCCTGGCGTTTGCCAAGAAGCTGGTGGCCGAGGGCAAGGGCGTGCGCCGCACTTGCGACATGACCCCCAAGGATGCCGACAAGGCCGCCGAGATCGTCGCCGCCCGGCAGGCCCAGGTGGCCAAGACCATGAAGAACCGCACCTCGCCCGTAAAAGCGCTGGAAGCCATGGCCGCCACCACCTCGCTGTCCTTCAAGGAAGGCCTGAAGCTGGAAGCCGACATCTCCAAGCAGTTGGAGCATGCGGTCGAGGCCCGCGCCATGCGCCACCTGTTCTTCGCCGACCGCGAAGTGCGCAAGATCCCCGGCATCACCAAGGACATCAAGGCGCGCCCCATCCGCAAGGTGGGCATTATCGGCGCCGGAACCATGGGCGGCGGCATCGCCATGTGCTTCGCCAATATCGGCGTGCCAGTGACCATCATCGACGTCTCGGACGAGAATCTCCAGCGGGGCCTTGGCGTCATCCGCAAGAACTACGAGCGTTCGGTGTCGCGCGGCTCGCTCTCGCAGGAACAGCTTGAAAGCCGCATGGGCCTGCTCTCGGCCAGCACCGATTACGCCGCCCTGAAGGATGCCGATCTGGCCATCGAGGCGGTGTTCGAGAAGATGGAACTGAAGAAGGACATCTTCGCCAAGCTCGACGCCGTCCTGCCCGCGGGCGCCATTCTTGGCACCAATACTTCGACGCTCGACATCGACGAGATCGCCAATACCACCAAGCGTCCGGCGGATGTCATCGGCCTGCACTTCTTCAGCCCCGCCAATGTGATGCCGCTGCTGGAGATCGTTCAGGGCAAGCAGACCGCCATGGACGTTCTGCTCACCGCTCTCGACATGGCCAAGCTGATCAAGAAGACCGGTGTGGTCTCCAAGGTCTGCTACGGCTTCATCGGCAACCGCATGATGGACCCCTATGGCCGCGAGGCCGAGCGCATGGTGCAAGAAGGCGCCACGCCGGCCGAAGTGGACGGCGCGCTGGAGGAATGGGGCATGGCCATGGGCATCCTGGCCGTCTACGACATGGCCGGTGTGGAAGTGGGCGAGAACACCCGCATCGCCAATCCGCACATGGTCCCCAAGGACCCCAGCTTCTACCGCTGCTCCACCCTTCTGGTGGCCAACAAATGGCTGGGCCAGAAGGTGGGGCGCGGCTATTACCGCTATGAGGGCGGCAAGCGCGCCTCCTGCCCCGAGGTCATCGAGATGATGCATGCCGAGGGCAAGCGCCTGAACGTGCCGAGCCGCAAGCCGGGCAAGCAGGAGATCCTGGACCGCTGCCTCTTTTCCATGATCAACGAAGGCGCCAAGCTGCTGGAAGAAGGCATCGCTTTGCGCGCCTCCGACATCGACGTGGTCTATACCGCGGGCTACGGCTATCCCCGTTATCGCGGCGGCCCGATGTTCTATGCCGACACAATCGGCCTGAAGGTGATCTACGACAAGATCGTGGAATTCCAAAAGACCCTGGACCCGCAGTACTGGACCCCCGCCCCTCTGCTGGAGAAGCTGGCCAAGTCCGGCTCCACCTTCGCCCAATGGGATGCGTCCAACCGCAAATAG
- a CDS encoding OmpA family protein, translated as MSERRRNVLLRFAAVLAVAAPPLASPACAAEDAIPSGPPPNFRSVAEAREIELPFDSDRLDLNAKAKAILDGVAEELKRNSTLTAILAGHADDRGSREYNLALGERRAEAVKTYLAVHGAPVERMAAISYGKEQPRDTSGTKAARAANRRVVVRLEQH; from the coding sequence ATGTCCGAGCGCCGCCGTAACGTCCTGCTGCGTTTCGCCGCCGTCTTGGCCGTTGCGGCCCCTCCCCTTGCCTCGCCAGCATGCGCGGCGGAGGACGCAATCCCGTCCGGCCCACCGCCCAATTTCCGCTCAGTGGCCGAAGCGCGCGAAATCGAACTGCCCTTCGACAGCGACAGACTGGATCTGAATGCAAAGGCCAAGGCGATCCTGGACGGGGTGGCCGAGGAGTTGAAGCGCAACAGCACCCTGACCGCCATCCTTGCGGGCCATGCCGATGACCGGGGAAGCCGCGAATACAACCTGGCCCTGGGCGAGCGCCGCGCCGAGGCGGTGAAGACCTATCTGGCCGTCCATGGCGCGCCGGTCGAGCGCATGGCGGCCATTTCCTACGGCAAGGAACAGCCGCGCGACACCAGCGGCACCAAGGCGGCCCGAGCCGCCAACCGGCGCGTCGTCGTCAGGCTGGAACAGCACTGA
- a CDS encoding methyl-accepting chemotaxis protein: MLALIANARILIKVFVAPAILITSMLVLGVVFHFAMARQNLAMDSMVNTSFANSRAAAELDGMAATIESNLYRILGWKAAKEDKDKIAQLDKQLNADVKAFSDKANQLLKAMAAEPAMAKHVKDYVLAAGDVLGMYDSDHITALSMMGATEIEYDGLRADLRGLASQAASRAAEDYRDTASLAASTEVNYALVLGIFLLIGALATLAMGRMIAGPVSEITRVMGRLAGDDLDVNVPFLDRGDEIAEMAAAVEVFKANKRRAHELERAQQADQEAKEQRRIAMEQHAARFEASVTGTLEAVVDASGHMQKTAGEMASISETVKLQSEAVSNAAAQASDNVNSVAAGAEELSASIKEIGRRVSHSSSMARTAARESEEATDIVRGLAEATQRIGEVVDLINSIAAQTNLLALNATIEAARAGEAGKGFAVVAGEVKTLATQTARATEEIASQISVVQSRTNAAVGAIAHINGTITEIDAISAEIAQAVDQQDSATQEIARNVQQAAVGALTVTDSIQSVSAATSSSGQIAADVLDSARQLSAKADSLHAEVDSFLAAIKDEEQMTHNDDLAFAEFVKTGAADLSRRLESAVERGEISLEKLFDETYQPIPGTSPQQVSAPFADLTDRLFPEVQEKALVQFPKAVFCVGVDRNGYLPTHNTKFSQPQGSDPVWNDANCRNRRMFTDPTGLAAARNTSKPSLVQTYRRQMGDKSVLMIDVSSPIMVKGRHWGALRLGYAV, from the coding sequence ATGCTTGCCTTGATTGCCAATGCCCGGATTCTCATTAAAGTTTTCGTCGCACCCGCCATCTTGATCACCTCGATGCTGGTGCTGGGGGTGGTCTTTCACTTCGCCATGGCGCGGCAGAATCTGGCCATGGACTCCATGGTCAACACCTCCTTCGCCAATAGCCGTGCGGCGGCTGAACTTGATGGAATGGCGGCGACCATCGAGTCGAATCTGTATCGCATTCTGGGCTGGAAGGCGGCCAAGGAGGACAAGGACAAGATCGCCCAGCTGGACAAACAGCTGAACGCCGATGTGAAAGCCTTCAGCGACAAGGCCAACCAATTGCTCAAGGCCATGGCCGCCGAGCCCGCCATGGCCAAGCACGTCAAGGATTACGTCCTGGCCGCCGGTGACGTTCTTGGCATGTATGACAGCGACCATATCACCGCTCTGTCCATGATGGGCGCCACCGAGATCGAATATGACGGGTTGCGCGCCGATCTGAGGGGATTGGCGTCCCAGGCCGCGTCCCGCGCCGCCGAAGATTATCGCGATACCGCTTCCCTGGCCGCGTCCACGGAAGTGAATTATGCCCTGGTCCTCGGAATCTTCCTGCTGATCGGGGCGCTGGCCACTCTGGCCATGGGCCGCATGATCGCCGGGCCGGTGAGCGAGATCACCCGTGTGATGGGCCGCCTGGCTGGCGATGATCTGGACGTGAACGTGCCCTTCCTCGACCGCGGCGACGAAATCGCTGAAATGGCGGCGGCGGTGGAGGTGTTCAAGGCCAACAAGCGCCGCGCCCACGAACTCGAACGGGCCCAGCAGGCCGATCAGGAGGCCAAGGAACAGCGGCGCATCGCCATGGAACAACACGCCGCCCGGTTCGAAGCCAGCGTTACCGGAACCCTGGAGGCGGTGGTCGATGCCTCCGGCCATATGCAAAAGACGGCGGGCGAGATGGCTTCCATCTCCGAGACGGTGAAACTGCAATCCGAGGCCGTGTCCAACGCCGCCGCCCAGGCCTCCGACAATGTCAATTCAGTGGCGGCGGGTGCCGAGGAACTGTCGGCCTCCATCAAGGAAATCGGCCGCCGGGTCAGCCATTCCAGTTCCATGGCCCGTACCGCGGCCCGCGAATCCGAGGAAGCCACCGATATCGTGCGCGGCCTGGCCGAGGCCACTCAGCGCATTGGCGAAGTGGTGGATCTGATCAATTCCATCGCCGCCCAGACCAATCTTCTGGCGCTCAACGCCACCATCGAGGCGGCCAGGGCCGGCGAGGCGGGCAAGGGATTCGCCGTGGTGGCGGGCGAGGTCAAGACCCTGGCCACCCAGACCGCCAGGGCCACCGAGGAGATCGCCAGCCAGATCAGCGTTGTCCAAAGCCGCACCAATGCGGCGGTGGGCGCCATCGCCCATATCAACGGCACCATCACCGAGATCGACGCCATCTCCGCCGAGATCGCCCAGGCGGTGGATCAGCAGGATTCCGCCACCCAGGAAATCGCCCGTAACGTTCAGCAGGCGGCAGTGGGGGCCTTGACGGTGACCGACAGCATCCAGTCGGTGAGTGCGGCGACCTCGTCCAGCGGTCAGATTGCCGCCGACGTCCTGGACTCCGCCCGGCAATTGTCGGCCAAGGCCGATTCGTTGCATGCCGAGGTGGATTCCTTCCTGGCCGCCATCAAGGACGAAGAGCAGATGACCCATAACGACGATTTGGCCTTCGCCGAATTCGTCAAGACCGGGGCCGCCGATCTTTCCCGCCGGTTGGAGAGTGCCGTGGAGCGGGGCGAGATCAGTTTGGAAAAGCTGTTCGACGAAACCTATCAGCCCATCCCAGGCACGTCACCGCAGCAGGTCTCGGCGCCCTTCGCCGATCTCACCGACCGGCTGTTTCCCGAGGTTCAGGAAAAGGCCCTGGTCCAATTCCCCAAGGCGGTGTTCTGCGTCGGCGTCGACCGCAACGGCTATCTGCCCACCCACAACACCAAATTCTCCCAGCCCCAGGGCAGCGATCCGGTGTGGAACGACGCCAATTGCCGCAACCGGCGCATGTTCACCGATCCCACCGGGCTGGCCGCCGCGCGCAATACGTCCAAGCCGTCGCTGGTCCAGACCTATCGGCGGCAGATGGGTGACAAGAGCGTGCTGATGATCGACGTTTCCTCGCCCATCATGGTGAAGGGGCGCCACTGGGGCGCCTTGCGCCTGGGCTATGCCGTGTGA
- the pxpB gene encoding 5-oxoprolinase subunit PxpB: MTKDAIRITDLGDTAFNVEFGDAIDPVTNAKVTALAGAVRLARQGGGLAGLVETIPTFRSLMIQYDPLAADRAGLEAEILALARANAEAPTAKGRSWVIPACYDADLGEDLDQLGQRAGLSRDQMIGLHTGTEFTVHMLGFMPGFAYMGGLPEALRQPRRASPRLKVPPGSVAVAESLCAVYPWESPGGWHLIGQTPVRFFDNTRSPPALLAAGDRVRFRAMDRAEFEAARKDPSPLMPEGS, translated from the coding sequence ATGACCAAGGACGCCATTCGCATCACCGATCTGGGCGACACCGCCTTTAATGTCGAGTTCGGCGACGCCATCGATCCCGTCACCAATGCAAAGGTGACGGCGCTGGCCGGTGCCGTGCGCCTTGCCCGCCAAGGCGGCGGCCTTGCCGGTCTGGTGGAAACCATTCCCACCTTCCGTTCGCTGATGATCCAATACGATCCGCTGGCCGCCGACCGGGCCGGGCTGGAAGCCGAAATCCTTGCCCTGGCCCGCGCAAACGCCGAGGCACCCACGGCCAAGGGCCGAAGCTGGGTCATTCCCGCCTGCTATGACGCGGATCTGGGCGAGGATCTGGACCAACTGGGCCAGCGGGCGGGTCTGTCGCGAGACCAGATGATCGGCCTGCATACGGGGACCGAGTTCACGGTTCATATGCTGGGCTTCATGCCCGGCTTCGCCTATATGGGCGGCCTGCCCGAAGCCCTGCGCCAGCCGCGACGCGCCTCGCCCCGCCTCAAAGTGCCGCCGGGCTCGGTGGCGGTGGCCGAGTCCTTATGCGCCGTCTACCCTTGGGAAAGCCCTGGCGGCTGGCATCTGATCGGCCAAACTCCGGTGAGATTCTTCGACAATACCCGCAGTCCGCCCGCCCTGCTGGCCGCGGGCGACCGGGTGCGCTTTCGCGCCATGGACCGGGCCGAGTTCGAGGCCGCCCGCAAAGATCCCAGCCCGCTGATGCCGGAGGGAAGCTGA
- a CDS encoding 5-oxoprolinase subunit C family protein, whose protein sequence is MPNGLEIIHPGLFTTIQDLGRFGFQDLGVPPSGALDTIGLRLANALVGNAAGEACLEISYMGPVIRVAVDSVRIAVSGKVRLAIADGGTPRPVDSNRSHRLKRGDTLTVGAVDGASTAYLAIEGGFALAPVMGSLSSYGRAGLGPLGGRPPAAGTILPLRLAQCRDAEDVTFAKPMDYGQGPIRVVLGPQADAFTQDAVATLLASIYRVTQEADRMGLRLEGSKLAHRASADIASDGLVSGCIQVPGSGAPIIVLADHQTVGGYAKIATVISADLPRLGRVVPGTSLTFAAQSVAEAEAIRRAQEREIERLIRGIIPVPSTGVDLDALYGADLISGMVDAVSGQGR, encoded by the coding sequence ATGCCCAATGGTCTCGAAATCATCCATCCCGGCCTTTTCACCACCATCCAGGACCTGGGCCGTTTCGGCTTCCAGGATCTGGGAGTGCCCCCGTCCGGCGCCCTGGACACTATCGGCTTGCGCCTGGCCAATGCCCTGGTGGGAAATGCGGCGGGCGAGGCCTGCCTGGAAATCAGCTATATGGGGCCGGTGATCCGCGTCGCCGTGGACTCGGTGCGCATCGCCGTATCGGGTAAGGTCCGGCTGGCCATCGCCGATGGCGGAACGCCCCGGCCGGTAGACTCCAACCGTTCGCACCGGCTCAAGCGCGGCGACACCCTTACCGTCGGCGCGGTGGACGGGGCATCCACCGCCTATCTTGCCATCGAGGGCGGTTTCGCCCTCGCTCCCGTGATGGGCAGCCTGTCAAGCTATGGCCGCGCCGGGCTGGGGCCGCTGGGCGGGCGGCCCCCGGCGGCGGGAACCATCCTCCCGCTCCGCCTCGCCCAATGCCGCGACGCCGAGGACGTCACCTTCGCCAAGCCCATGGATTACGGCCAGGGCCCCATCCGGGTGGTGCTTGGCCCCCAGGCCGACGCCTTCACCCAAGACGCCGTCGCCACCTTGCTGGCATCAATCTACCGCGTCACCCAGGAGGCCGACCGCATGGGCCTGCGCCTGGAAGGCTCCAAACTGGCTCATCGCGCCTCGGCGGATATTGCCTCAGACGGGCTGGTCAGCGGCTGTATCCAGGTGCCGGGCAGCGGCGCGCCCATCATCGTGCTGGCCGATCATCAGACGGTGGGCGGCTATGCCAAGATCGCCACGGTGATCTCGGCCGATCTGCCCCGGCTGGGGCGCGTCGTGCCGGGAACCTCTCTCACCTTCGCCGCCCAAAGCGTGGCCGAGGCCGAAGCCATCCGCCGCGCCCAGGAGCGTGAGATCGAACGGCTGATCCGTGGGATCATTCCCGTCCCGTCCACAGGCGTCGATCTCGACGCCCTCTATGGCGCCGACCTGATCTCGGGCATGGTGGACGCGGTCAGCGGACAGGGAAGGTAG
- a CDS encoding LamB/YcsF family protein: MLRVDLNSDLGEAMGDDEAMLGIVSSANIACGFHAGNAMVMTHTVQAALAKGVGIGAHPGYADLEGFGRRPMALSSAEIEAIMAYQIGALQGIAKAHNAMVRHVKPHGALSNLAAIDLEVALSVARAIHASDPGLIFLAPAGSAMVTAGHKLGLFVAEEVFADRNYDDHGNLVPRSHPQAMVHDPNQAAANVLRMVTQGLLRSVNGKDIPCRAQSVCVHGDDTNAVTLARHLRETLTAAGVDIVPLAGLA; the protein is encoded by the coding sequence ATGCTGCGCGTGGATTTGAATTCCGATCTTGGCGAGGCCATGGGCGATGACGAGGCCATGCTGGGCATCGTGTCGTCCGCCAATATCGCCTGTGGCTTCCATGCCGGAAATGCCATGGTCATGACCCATACCGTGCAGGCAGCCCTGGCCAAGGGCGTGGGCATCGGCGCCCACCCCGGCTATGCCGACCTCGAAGGCTTCGGGCGGCGCCCCATGGCCCTGTCATCGGCCGAGATCGAGGCCATCATGGCCTATCAGATCGGCGCCCTCCAAGGCATCGCCAAGGCCCACAATGCCATGGTCCGCCACGTCAAACCCCACGGAGCGCTGAGCAACCTTGCCGCCATCGACCTTGAGGTCGCCCTGTCGGTGGCACGCGCCATCCACGCCAGTGATCCCGGCCTGATCTTCCTGGCCCCTGCCGGTTCAGCCATGGTCACCGCCGGGCATAAGCTCGGACTATTCGTGGCCGAAGAAGTCTTCGCCGACCGCAATTACGACGATCACGGCAATCTGGTGCCCCGCTCCCACCCCCAGGCCATGGTCCACGACCCGAACCAAGCCGCCGCCAATGTGCTGCGCATGGTGACCCAAGGACTCTTGCGCTCGGTCAACGGCAAGGACATACCCTGCCGCGCCCAGTCGGTCTGCGTCCATGGCGACGATACGAACGCCGTCACCCTGGCCCGCCACCTACGCGAGACGCTCACCGCTGCGGGGGTAGACATCGTGCCGCTGGCCGGTTTGGCGTAG
- the aspS gene encoding aspartate--tRNA ligase gives MHVYRSHTCGQLKASDAGIQARLSGWVHRKRDHGNLLFVDLRDHYGLTQCVIDISSPVFATLEKARPESVITVTGKVVKRSAETVNPRLATGEIELQVAEIEIQSIADVLPIQVAGDQEYPEDMRLRYRFLDLRREEVHANMMLRSRVIAYLRQAMIGQGFTEFQTPILTASSPEGARDYLVPSRIHPGKFYALPQAPQQFKQLLMVAGFDKYFQIAPCFRDEAGRADRSPGEFYQLDFEMSYVTQDDVFAAIEPVLEGVFKEFGKGRAVTPAPFPRITYADAMLKYGSDKPDLRNPIIIADVTEPFRGSGFGLFAKLVDKGSVVRAIPAPGAAGQPRSWFDKLNEWARENGAGGLGYIQFAADGPKGPIAKNLEPARVEAIKAAANLKDGDAVFFACDKELPAAKFAGLVRTKIGNELDLLEKDVFKFCWTVDFPMYEINEETGLVEFSHNPFSMPQGGMDALLNQDPLTINAYQYDIVCNGVELSSGAIRNHRPDIMYKAFEIAGYSAAHVEEHFGGMLNAFKFGAPPHGGSAPGVDRIVMLLADQPNIREIILFPMNQQAQDLLMQAPAEITMERLRELHIKVDLPKPKKEVKEG, from the coding sequence ATGCACGTCTATCGCTCACATACCTGCGGTCAGTTGAAGGCCTCTGACGCTGGCATCCAGGCTCGGCTGTCGGGTTGGGTTCACCGCAAGCGCGACCACGGCAATCTGCTGTTCGTGGATCTGCGCGACCATTACGGCCTGACCCAGTGCGTGATCGATATCAGCAGCCCGGTTTTCGCCACCTTGGAAAAGGCGCGGCCCGAAAGCGTCATCACCGTGACGGGCAAGGTGGTCAAGCGCTCGGCCGAGACCGTCAATCCCCGGCTTGCCACCGGCGAGATCGAGCTTCAGGTGGCCGAGATCGAGATTCAGTCCATCGCCGATGTTCTGCCCATCCAGGTGGCCGGTGATCAGGAATATCCCGAGGATATGCGCCTGCGTTACCGCTTCCTCGATCTGCGCCGCGAAGAGGTGCATGCCAATATGATGCTGCGCTCGCGCGTCATCGCCTATCTGCGTCAGGCCATGATCGGCCAGGGCTTCACCGAGTTCCAGACCCCCATCCTGACCGCCAGCAGCCCCGAGGGTGCCCGCGACTATCTGGTGCCGAGCCGCATCCATCCCGGCAAGTTCTATGCCCTGCCCCAGGCGCCGCAGCAGTTCAAGCAGCTGTTGATGGTGGCGGGCTTCGACAAGTATTTCCAGATCGCGCCCTGCTTCCGCGACGAGGCGGGCCGCGCCGACCGCTCTCCGGGTGAGTTCTACCAGCTCGACTTCGAGATGAGCTATGTCACCCAAGACGACGTCTTCGCCGCCATCGAGCCGGTGCTGGAAGGCGTGTTCAAGGAATTCGGCAAGGGCCGCGCCGTGACGCCCGCGCCCTTCCCCCGCATCACCTATGCCGATGCCATGCTGAAATACGGCTCGGACAAGCCCGATCTGCGCAACCCCATCATCATCGCCGATGTGACCGAGCCCTTCCGGGGTTCCGGCTTCGGCCTGTTCGCCAAGCTGGTGGACAAGGGGTCCGTGGTGCGCGCCATCCCCGCGCCGGGCGCCGCCGGTCAGCCGCGATCTTGGTTCGACAAGCTCAACGAATGGGCGCGCGAGAACGGCGCCGGTGGCCTGGGCTATATCCAGTTCGCCGCCGATGGTCCCAAGGGACCCATCGCCAAGAACCTGGAACCCGCCCGTGTCGAGGCCATCAAGGCCGCCGCCAATCTCAAGGATGGCGACGCGGTGTTCTTCGCCTGCGACAAGGAACTGCCCGCCGCCAAATTCGCCGGTCTGGTCCGCACCAAGATCGGCAACGAACTGGACCTGTTGGAAAAGGACGTCTTCAAGTTCTGCTGGACCGTCGATTTCCCCATGTACGAAATCAACGAGGAGACGGGCCTGGTGGAATTCTCCCACAATCCCTTCTCCATGCCCCAGGGCGGCATGGACGCGCTCCTCAATCAGGACCCGCTGACCATCAACGCCTATCAGTACGACATCGTCTGTAACGGCGTCGAACTGTCCTCGGGCGCCATCCGGAACCACCGCCCCGACATCATGTACAAGGCCTTCGAGATCGCTGGCTACTCCGCCGCCCATGTGGAAGAGCATTTCGGCGGCATGCTCAACGCCTTCAAGTTCGGCGCACCGCCCCACGGCGGCTCCGCCCCCGGCGTCGATCGCATCGTCATGCTGCTGGCCGATCAGCCCAATATCCGGGAAATCATCCTGTTCCCCATGAACCAGCAGGCCCAGGACCTCCTCATGCAGGCGCCCGCCGAAATCACCATGGAACGCCTGCGCGAACTCCACATCAAGGTGGACCTGCCCAAGCCGAAGAAAGAGGTCAAGGAGGGCTGA